Proteins encoded by one window of Elaeis guineensis isolate ETL-2024a chromosome 12, EG11, whole genome shotgun sequence:
- the LOC105055151 gene encoding ornithine decarboxylase → MAGGSPIQAVLRARGVKGKKVSNLKRGSKEGVTSLIQSIITKKQEVKDPFYILDLGVVVDLFKKWSHHLEKVQPFYAIKCNPEPAFLGAMAALGSGFDCASRGEIESVLALGVSPDRIIYANPCKAESHIKYAANVGVNLTTFDSREEIDKIRRWHPQCELLIRLKAPDDGAARCPLGPKYGALPEEVVPLLQAANDARLAVVGVSFHVGSGVMRSQVFHGAIAAAKAVFNAAGQLGMPHMHILNIGGGFTAGAQFDEASGFINSALLQYFADEPSLKVIAEPGRFFAETAFTLATNIIGKRVREELREYWINDGIYGSMNCILYDHASVNALPLACSSDSDNPTCQGKKRYPSTVFGPTCDALDTVLTGHQLPELHVNDWLVFPNMGAYTASAGSNFNGFATSAICTYLAYSNPFQHE, encoded by the coding sequence ATGGCTGGAGGAAGCCCCATCCAGGCTGTGCTCCGTGCCCGAGGGGTCAAGGGGAAGAAGGTATCAAACCTCAAAAGAGGCTCAAAGGAAGGTGTAACCAGCCTCATTCAGTCCATCATCACCAAGAAGCAAGAAGTGAAAGACCCCTTCTATATCTTGGACCTCGGTGTGGTTGTGGATCTCTTCAAGAAATGGAGCCATCATCTGGAGAAGGTCCAACCCTTCTATGCAATCAAATGCAACCCAGAGCCTGCCTTCCTTGGAGCAATGGCGGCCCTTGGCTCCGGCTTTGATTGTGCTAGCCGTGGGGAGATTGAGTCAGTCCTAGCCCTCGGAGTCTCTCCAGACCGCATCATCTACGCTAATCCATGCAAGGCTGAGTCTCACATCAAGTATGCCGCCAATGTTGGTGTCAACCTCACAACATTTGATTCCAGGGAAGAAATTGACAAAATACGCAGGTGGCATCCACAATGCGAGCTCTTAATCAGGCTTAAAGCTCCGGATGATGGTGCGGCCCGATGTCCCTTGGGACCCAAGTATGGTGCACTTCCTGAGGAGGTTGTTCCCTTGCTTCAGGCTGCAAATGATGCACGGCTTGCAGTTGTTGGTGTCTCATTCCATGTTGGGAGCGGGGTGATGCGATCACAGGTTTTCCATGGAGCGATCGCAGCTGCTAAAGCCGTGTTCAATGCAGCAGGTCAgcttgggatgccccatatgcatATCCTTAACATTGGCGGGGGGTTCACAGCAGGTGCACAGTTTGATGAAGCTTCAGGTTTCATCAACTCAGCGCTCCTTCAATACTTTGCTGATGAGCCCAGCCTGAAGGTAATAGCCGAACCAGGAAGGTTCTTTGCTGAGACTGCATTCACACTTGCCACCAACATCATAGGGAAGAGGGTGCGTGAGGAGCTGAGGGAGTACTGGATCAATGATGGGATATATGGTTCCATGAATTGCATCTTGTACGATCATGCAAGTGTGAATGCGCTGCCATTGGCTTGCTCCTCAGACAGCGATAATCCAACATGCCAAGGGAAGAAAAGGTACCCATCCACAGTTTTTGGCCCCACATGTGATGCACTTGACACAGTCCTCACTGGGCACCAACTTCCAGAACTGCATGTCAATGACTGGCTTGTGTTTCCCAACATGGGGGCATACACAGCATCTGCTGGGTCCAACTTCAATGGGTTCGCCACCTCTGCCATATGCACCTACCTGGCTTACTCCAATCCATTCCAACATGAATGA